In a single window of the Anaerotruncus rubiinfantis genome:
- a CDS encoding DUF4340 domain-containing protein: MKKQVTILVICLVVLAGLGGALFFALQHGDEEAEAASSNPQVTLLAAQPADIQSVTLRNAKGQLAITRSGDTMQVEGLDGITLAQAPIDTLLGQCAAITAKQEISAETGNLADFGLDPAAAEAKIVLADKTVVLKVGGDAPAGLGKYAEVDGKLYLMEPDSLSAFETGAADLVSTVIVPTLTQDIQIESVTLTNPANRESPLSFTYQPAPLISAPSDTSGSGEEAEEKPEATWLMTSPAEEVLPAANVDSWAKGVFGLAGQAVAAIRPDEGRLSGFGLIEPQAALELKTSDGKTTRLIASKTADGACYAMVEGGAVVYTVSESSIPWLTMTVELARKSIFPPTETAAVRQMQIQSGETYTVLNGHGAVSINGKTAAPEKVGELVRQVLMLPPKLPKAEIDPTLDPAVTITIAYADQSRGSDLLELVPTGSGDLYMILNGECSYITEERQATDLLEKCQAALAE, from the coding sequence ATGAAAAAACAGGTTACAATTTTGGTGATATGCCTGGTTGTTCTGGCCGGTCTGGGCGGCGCGCTCTTCTTTGCGCTCCAGCACGGCGATGAGGAAGCTGAGGCAGCTTCCAGCAACCCGCAGGTCACGTTGCTTGCGGCGCAGCCTGCGGATATTCAGTCGGTTACACTGCGCAATGCCAAAGGCCAGCTGGCCATCACTCGCAGCGGAGACACGATGCAGGTCGAGGGGCTCGATGGGATCACGCTTGCGCAGGCCCCGATCGACACGCTTCTCGGCCAGTGCGCCGCGATTACCGCAAAACAGGAAATCTCCGCTGAAACAGGGAATCTGGCGGATTTTGGGCTCGACCCGGCCGCGGCAGAGGCGAAGATTGTACTGGCCGATAAAACGGTGGTGCTTAAAGTCGGCGGCGACGCGCCCGCTGGCCTCGGCAAATATGCTGAGGTTGACGGTAAACTTTACCTCATGGAGCCGGACAGCCTGTCCGCCTTTGAAACCGGCGCGGCCGATCTTGTCTCGACAGTGATTGTCCCGACGCTGACACAGGATATACAGATTGAATCGGTCACGCTGACCAACCCGGCAAACAGAGAATCGCCGCTTTCATTTACCTACCAGCCCGCGCCGCTCATCTCCGCACCGTCGGATACCTCCGGCAGCGGCGAGGAAGCGGAGGAAAAACCGGAAGCCACCTGGCTGATGACCTCTCCAGCGGAGGAAGTCCTTCCAGCCGCAAATGTGGACTCCTGGGCAAAGGGCGTATTTGGCCTTGCGGGGCAGGCAGTGGCGGCGATCCGTCCGGATGAAGGGCGGCTTTCCGGGTTTGGCCTCATCGAACCGCAGGCCGCGCTGGAGCTGAAAACCTCCGATGGAAAGACGACCCGGCTGATCGCTTCAAAAACGGCGGACGGCGCCTGCTATGCCATGGTGGAAGGCGGTGCGGTGGTTTACACGGTTTCCGAGTCGAGCATCCCATGGCTCACGATGACGGTCGAACTGGCCCGAAAGAGCATCTTCCCGCCGACTGAAACCGCGGCGGTCCGGCAGATGCAGATTCAGAGCGGAGAGACCTATACGGTGCTCAACGGGCACGGCGCTGTTTCGATCAACGGAAAAACGGCCGCCCCGGAAAAGGTTGGAGAACTGGTGCGGCAGGTGCTCATGCTGCCGCCGAAACTGCCGAAGGCAGAAATTGACCCGACGCTTGACCCCGCGGTGACCATCACAATCGCCTATGCCGACCAGTCGCGAGGTTCAGATCTGCTGGAACTTGTGCCGACCGGCAGCGGAGACCTTTATATGATTCTGAACGGCGAATGCAGTTACATCACAGAGGAAAGGCAGGCGACCGACCTGCTTGAAAAGTGTCAGGCGGCCCTGGCGGAATAA
- the mtnA gene encoding S-methyl-5-thioribose-1-phosphate isomerase — MCKNIMAYEAVAFDEGKQELVILDQTRLPGETVLLHLHDAGGIWEAINRLRVRGAPAIGVAAAIGIAVVAARIEADDFTAFFAAFQKQKEYLASARPTAVNLFWALDRMERAALACKALPVAQVKEQLLLEAKQIKEEDAAVCRGIGENGLSLLCDGDGILTHCNAGQLATAKYGTALAPIHLGAQRGMRFHVYADETRPLLQGARLTAYELTSAGIETTLICDNMAASMMQSGRIDAVLVGCDRMAANGDAANKIGTLGVAILAKHFGIPFYVCLPASTVDLNCPDGGTIEIEQRRPEEITDLWYRERMAPRDVDVWNPAFDVTPHELITAIVTERGVLRAPFEPALQKLCTR, encoded by the coding sequence ATGTGTAAAAATATCATGGCCTATGAGGCCGTAGCGTTTGATGAAGGCAAGCAGGAGCTTGTGATCCTCGATCAGACCCGTCTGCCGGGGGAAACAGTGCTCTTGCATCTGCACGACGCGGGCGGCATCTGGGAAGCAATCAACCGGCTGCGGGTGCGCGGCGCGCCAGCGATCGGCGTGGCGGCGGCAATCGGAATCGCGGTGGTCGCCGCTCGGATTGAGGCGGACGATTTTACGGCGTTCTTCGCCGCCTTTCAAAAGCAGAAGGAATATCTTGCGTCGGCGCGGCCGACGGCGGTGAACCTTTTCTGGGCGCTTGACCGGATGGAGAGGGCAGCGCTTGCCTGCAAAGCGCTGCCCGTCGCGCAGGTGAAGGAACAGCTCCTTCTGGAAGCGAAACAGATCAAGGAGGAGGACGCCGCAGTTTGCCGTGGAATCGGAGAAAACGGGCTTTCCCTTCTGTGTGACGGGGACGGGATTCTCACCCACTGCAACGCGGGACAGCTTGCGACCGCAAAATATGGCACGGCGCTCGCGCCAATCCATCTCGGCGCCCAGCGTGGGATGCGCTTTCACGTCTATGCCGACGAAACCCGCCCGCTTTTACAGGGCGCGCGGCTCACAGCCTACGAGCTCACCAGCGCGGGGATCGAAACCACCCTCATCTGTGACAATATGGCCGCTTCGATGATGCAAAGCGGCCGGATCGACGCGGTGCTGGTCGGCTGTGACCGGATGGCGGCCAACGGCGACGCGGCCAACAAGATCGGCACGCTCGGCGTGGCGATCCTGGCAAAGCACTTTGGAATCCCGTTTTATGTCTGTCTGCCGGCTTCAACGGTCGATTTAAACTGCCCGGACGGCGGCACGATCGAGATCGAGCAGCGCCGCCCGGAGGAAATTACCGATCTCTGGTACCGGGAACGCATGGCGCCCCGGGATGTGGACGTCTGGAATCCCGCTTTCGATGTGACGCCGCACGAACTGATCACGGCGATTGTCACAGAACGCGGCGTGCTGCGTGCGCCATTTGAACCGGCACTGCAAAAACTGTGCACAAGATAA
- a CDS encoding energy-coupling factor transporter transmembrane component T family protein: protein MGGFLDYVPGGSLLHRLNPLTKLFLSLLLCMACFLSNRHLFVVGIILLNLCMAACAGIFSRALRMLRALIKLSAFFFLLQIFFVRDGNILLSLPFGLFITDKGFSFSLLFVLRLIAATMPLALMLSITRMSDLANVLVEKAGVPYKYAFALTTAIRFIPIFSSEMSGIMEAQTARGVEFDTKNFFKKIRLLLPLCVPLLISSVKRIDGGAISAELRGFNLRRRGQGYKVYRFAARDYAVFLLSFAIAAAAILL, encoded by the coding sequence ATGGGCGGATTTCTCGACTATGTGCCGGGCGGCAGTCTTCTGCACAGGCTCAATCCCCTGACCAAGCTCTTTCTTTCGCTGCTGCTCTGTATGGCATGTTTTCTTTCCAATCGCCATCTCTTTGTCGTGGGGATTATCCTCCTGAACCTCTGCATGGCGGCCTGTGCCGGTATCTTCAGCCGCGCTTTGCGGATGCTGCGCGCGCTTATAAAGCTCTCCGCCTTCTTCTTTCTTTTGCAGATTTTCTTTGTGCGTGACGGCAATATCCTTCTGAGTCTGCCGTTCGGGCTTTTTATCACCGACAAGGGGTTTTCCTTTTCACTATTGTTTGTCCTGCGGCTCATCGCCGCCACCATGCCGCTCGCCCTGATGCTTTCGATCACCCGGATGAGCGACCTTGCAAACGTACTGGTGGAAAAGGCCGGCGTGCCGTACAAATATGCCTTTGCGCTCACCACCGCGATCCGGTTCATCCCGATTTTTTCGAGCGAGATGTCCGGAATCATGGAGGCGCAGACCGCGCGCGGCGTAGAATTCGACACAAAAAATTTCTTCAAAAAAATTCGTCTGCTGCTGCCGCTCTGCGTACCGTTGCTCATCTCCTCGGTCAAGCGGATCGACGGCGGCGCGATCTCCGCCGAGCTGCGCGGTTTCAATCTGCGCAGACGCGGGCAGGGCTATAAGGTCTACCGGTTCGCCGCCCGCGACTACGCGGTGTTTCTTCTGTCTTTCGCGATTGCCGCGGCGGCTATCCTTCTATGA
- a CDS encoding energy-coupling factor ABC transporter ATP-binding protein: MITIENLSFQYQDGKGYALRDVNLTVKEGDFIGIIGVSGAGKSTLTYAINGIIPHHYAGDFYGSVQVGGMDTVEVRPENLSKLAGSVFQDIDGQMVASIVEDELLFGLENFGFPREEIEERLSGALETVGIADLRHRAIRSLSGGQKQKVAIASIVALRPKILLLDEPTGELDPQSSVQIFEMLRSLNRDYGMTVIVVEQKIMLLCEYADRLLVMDGGRIAFDGQVRAVLQNAAALEALGINIPRVATLANRLRERGLCDGALPVNLDEAEKMVREVVSHAAV; encoded by the coding sequence ATGATTACAATAGAAAACCTGAGCTTCCAATATCAAGACGGCAAAGGCTATGCGCTGCGGGATGTGAACCTCACCGTTAAAGAAGGCGACTTCATTGGGATCATCGGCGTAAGCGGCGCAGGCAAATCCACCCTCACCTACGCGATCAACGGGATCATCCCCCACCACTACGCCGGCGACTTCTACGGCAGCGTGCAAGTCGGCGGGATGGACACCGTGGAGGTGCGGCCGGAGAACCTCTCGAAGCTGGCCGGCAGCGTCTTTCAGGATATTGACGGGCAGATGGTCGCGTCAATTGTGGAAGATGAACTTCTCTTCGGACTTGAAAATTTCGGTTTTCCGCGCGAAGAAATCGAAGAGCGCCTTTCCGGCGCACTCGAAACGGTAGGCATCGCTGACCTGCGCCACCGCGCCATCCGATCGCTTTCCGGCGGCCAGAAACAAAAGGTCGCGATCGCTTCGATCGTGGCGCTGCGGCCGAAGATCCTCCTGCTCGACGAGCCGACCGGCGAGCTCGACCCGCAGAGCAGCGTACAGATTTTTGAGATGCTGCGCAGCCTCAACCGTGACTACGGCATGACGGTCATTGTCGTCGAGCAGAAGATTATGCTGCTCTGCGAATACGCCGACCGCCTGCTCGTCATGGACGGCGGCAGGATCGCCTTTGACGGTCAGGTGCGAGCGGTTCTGCAAAATGCCGCCGCGCTCGAAGCGCTTGGCATCAACATCCCGCGCGTCGCAACCCTGGCAAACCGGCTGCGGGAGCGTGGGCTCTGCGACGGCGCGCTGCCGGTCAACCTGGACGAAGCGGAAAAGATGGTACGGGAGGTGGTTTCGCATGCTGCGGTTTGA
- a CDS encoding DUF362 domain-containing protein, with protein MASKVFFTNLRTTEDENLLQKLRRLIVTAGAGQIDFKNKYTAIKIHFGEPGNLAYLRANYAKVVADYVKEQGGRVFLTDCNTLYVGRRKNALDHLDAAYENGFSPFSTGCHVLIADGLKGTDEVLVPIDGEYIREAKIGRAVMDADIFISLTHFKGHESTGIGGTLKNIGMGCGSRAGKMEMHSAGKPFVEQDRCVGCGACQRNCAHEAITMESRKALIDHNRCVGCGRCIGVCPMDAVHAAEDEANDILDCKIAEYTLAVVKGRPQFHISLVVDVSPYCDCHSENDLPIVPDVGMFASYDPVALDMACADAVNRQPVMPGSRLDEQPKGHGDHFCNNHPVTNWKMCIDHAVKLGVGSADYELIEI; from the coding sequence ATGGCATCAAAAGTATTTTTTACCAACCTGCGCACCACCGAGGACGAGAATCTGCTGCAAAAGCTGCGCCGCCTGATTGTGACGGCGGGCGCAGGCCAGATCGACTTTAAAAACAAATATACCGCGATTAAAATCCATTTTGGGGAGCCGGGAAACCTGGCCTATCTGCGTGCGAATTATGCGAAAGTCGTCGCGGATTATGTGAAGGAACAGGGCGGCCGGGTTTTCCTGACCGACTGCAATACGCTTTATGTCGGGCGGCGCAAAAACGCGCTCGATCATCTCGACGCTGCCTATGAGAATGGCTTCAGCCCGTTTTCCACCGGCTGCCATGTTCTGATTGCGGATGGGCTCAAGGGGACGGATGAAGTGCTCGTGCCGATTGACGGCGAATATATCAGGGAAGCCAAAATCGGGCGTGCAGTGATGGATGCGGATATCTTCATCTCGCTGACCCATTTCAAAGGGCATGAATCCACCGGAATTGGCGGAACGCTCAAAAATATTGGGATGGGCTGTGGTTCCCGCGCGGGCAAAATGGAAATGCACAGCGCCGGAAAGCCCTTTGTGGAGCAGGATCGCTGCGTCGGCTGCGGCGCCTGCCAGCGCAACTGCGCGCACGAAGCGATCACAATGGAAAGCCGTAAAGCCCTGATCGATCATAACAGATGCGTGGGCTGCGGCCGCTGCATCGGCGTCTGCCCAATGGATGCCGTCCACGCCGCAGAGGATGAAGCCAACGATATCCTCGACTGCAAAATCGCGGAATACACGCTTGCCGTTGTCAAGGGCCGCCCGCAGTTCCATATCAGCCTGGTGGTGGATGTTTCTCCCTACTGTGACTGCCATTCTGAAAACGACCTGCCGATTGTCCCGGATGTCGGAATGTTTGCATCGTATGACCCGGTTGCACTGGACATGGCCTGCGCCGACGCGGTGAACCGGCAGCCGGTCATGCCGGGCAGCCGCCTCGACGAACAGCCGAAGGGTCACGGCGACCATTTCTGTAATAACCATCCCGTTACCAATTGGAAGATGTGCATCGACCATGCGGTAAAGCTGGGAGTGGGCAGCGCG
- a CDS encoding amidohydrolase translates to MLFCKIDLLDENMCYQRDRYVGIRDGRIAYIGTKRPQENFGECYDGNHKLLMPGFVNAHSHSPMTLLRGYAENLALADWLNTRVFPFESKLTDEAIHHGALLAAAEMLRFGVTSATDMYFGGQAICEAFLKAGLKINLSIAPTCSDQTDLWDLPEYREAREIYAEYHGAGEGRIKIDMSIHAEYTSTPKVVGQMAEAVKGLGARMHVHLSETKAEQEACKERHGKTPARYFYDLGLFDVPATAAHCVWIEGEDFDILKEKGVTVANCPVSNLKLASGFCPVPRLLEKGINVGIGTDGAASNNSLNMLEEVKLFGILYKGVTGDPTVVTPAQALYAATRGGACSQGREDCGLVKEGFKADLIVIDTDRPYLHPRHDLACNLVYAGQGSDVTLTMVDGRVLYRDGEYTTLDYEKVVRDAEQSTSAILAQL, encoded by the coding sequence ATGTTGTTTTGTAAGATCGATCTGCTTGATGAAAATATGTGTTATCAGAGGGACAGGTATGTCGGAATCCGGGATGGAAGGATCGCCTACATCGGAACAAAGCGTCCTCAGGAGAATTTTGGAGAATGCTATGATGGGAACCATAAACTGCTGATGCCGGGCTTTGTCAATGCGCACAGCCACTCCCCGATGACACTGCTGCGCGGTTACGCCGAAAACCTGGCGCTTGCCGACTGGCTGAACACCCGGGTGTTCCCGTTTGAATCAAAGCTCACCGACGAGGCGATCCACCATGGGGCGCTGCTCGCGGCGGCGGAAATGCTGCGGTTCGGCGTGACCTCGGCCACCGATATGTATTTCGGCGGACAGGCGATCTGCGAAGCGTTCTTGAAAGCCGGGCTCAAAATCAACCTGAGTATCGCCCCCACCTGCTCTGATCAAACCGATCTTTGGGATCTGCCCGAATACCGGGAGGCGCGCGAGATTTACGCGGAATATCACGGCGCGGGGGAGGGCAGGATCAAAATCGATATGAGTATCCATGCGGAATACACCTCCACTCCAAAGGTGGTCGGCCAGATGGCTGAAGCGGTAAAAGGCCTGGGCGCTCGGATGCATGTACATCTTTCAGAAACGAAGGCGGAACAGGAGGCCTGCAAAGAGCGGCACGGTAAGACCCCGGCGCGGTATTTTTACGACTTGGGACTGTTCGACGTTCCCGCCACGGCGGCCCACTGCGTCTGGATCGAAGGGGAAGATTTTGATATTCTGAAAGAAAAGGGTGTGACTGTCGCAAACTGTCCGGTCAGCAACCTCAAGCTCGCGAGCGGCTTCTGTCCGGTGCCGCGGCTGCTTGAAAAAGGGATCAATGTCGGCATCGGAACCGACGGGGCAGCCAGCAACAACAGCCTCAACATGCTCGAGGAGGTTAAACTCTTTGGAATTCTCTATAAAGGCGTGACCGGCGATCCAACCGTCGTCACGCCCGCGCAGGCTCTCTATGCCGCCACCCGCGGCGGCGCGTGCTCCCAGGGCAGGGAGGACTGCGGGCTTGTGAAGGAGGGCTTCAAAGCCGATCTCATCGTAATTGACACCGATAGGCCTTATCTGCATCCGCGCCATGATCTGGCCTGCAATCTTGTGTATGCCGGGCAGGGGAGCGATGTGACGCTCACAATGGTCGACGGCAGGGTGCTCTATCGGGATGGGGAATATACGACGCTCGATTATGAAAAGGTGGTCCGTGACGCGGAGCAGTCCACGTCGGCAATCCTGGCGCAGCTTTAA
- a CDS encoding tryptophan transporter, which produces MEKATTIAAKRTVAAQEKQGLGVSDVLLIGILLAAGAVLKFFVGSVINFGMKPNFIIAMYCLVILLIRPRVREAAIIGLLSGAICQFFPGQPYINFASELVGAVAMCLLIRIPMRAGKVSFAPVVCTFLSTLVSGFCFIGIMYLAYYTGADITPTPLAAFLAIIFGTALINAVIVQVLYLPLKLALKK; this is translated from the coding sequence ATGGAGAAAGCAACAACTATCGCAGCAAAAAGGACCGTAGCCGCCCAGGAAAAACAGGGGCTCGGCGTATCCGATGTCCTGCTCATCGGTATCCTGCTCGCGGCGGGCGCCGTTCTAAAATTCTTTGTCGGGTCGGTCATCAACTTCGGCATGAAACCGAACTTCATCATCGCAATGTATTGCCTCGTCATCCTGCTCATCCGGCCCCGCGTCCGGGAAGCCGCCATAATCGGCCTGCTTTCGGGCGCAATCTGCCAGTTCTTCCCCGGCCAGCCATACATCAACTTCGCGAGCGAACTGGTCGGCGCGGTTGCGATGTGCCTGCTCATCCGAATTCCAATGCGGGCAGGCAAAGTTTCCTTCGCGCCGGTCGTCTGCACCTTCCTCTCCACCCTGGTCAGCGGTTTTTGCTTCATCGGCATCATGTATCTCGCCTATTATACCGGCGCGGACATCACCCCCACCCCGCTGGCAGCATTCCTCGCCATCATCTTCGGCACCGCGCTCATCAATGCGGTTATTGTCCAGGTGCTGTATCTGCCGCTCAAACTGGCGCTCAAAAAGTAA
- a CDS encoding GldG family protein, with protein MSKKPLTIQKKTGILSSAITLIVVACLILINVVAIVATEKYPVKLDLTSSKVFQLSQESVDYLGGLDKTIDVTVMNSESNFGNSGEYYVQALAVLKQYAQYSKNIHIKYVDILANPTYAAQYPDLGLQVNDILVQCGDNIQKLTANDIFNVEQNWYGGSITSSNAEQAMTSAIMNVASDEKVKAVILSGHEESDSGAFQELLAKNGYDVSSASLLTDELPSDAAILMMVAPSRDIMEEEAKKLDAFMENGGAYGKNFLYFASTRQGSLPNLEAWLAKWGIKVGDGSVIETNPNRVISQNPFFGIADFTDTTLTGMMSNTKIPMTVPFSRPMELLFSESMGYKTKTLLSYAQSAGIAPVDAQSMDEITTSGQPIPVAVMSTYTKDAAKSNLLVFGTELVLTNSLLQSGSLSNADYLLSAVNTLTERENVISIAPKVLGGGNIVITQAEILIYAALLMIVLPLAVLIVGISIWLRRRRR; from the coding sequence ATGAGTAAGAAACCTTTGACGATTCAAAAGAAGACGGGGATCCTTTCCTCCGCAATTACGCTGATTGTTGTGGCATGCCTGATCCTGATCAATGTGGTTGCGATTGTTGCGACCGAAAAATACCCGGTAAAACTCGATTTGACCTCCAGCAAGGTTTTCCAGCTTTCTCAGGAATCGGTCGATTATCTGGGCGGCCTGGATAAAACCATCGACGTGACCGTGATGAACTCTGAAAGCAATTTTGGAAACAGCGGTGAATACTATGTGCAGGCTTTGGCGGTGCTCAAGCAGTACGCGCAGTATTCCAAGAATATCCATATTAAATATGTTGATATCCTTGCCAATCCGACCTATGCGGCGCAGTATCCGGATCTGGGGCTGCAGGTGAACGATATCCTCGTGCAGTGCGGAGACAACATCCAGAAGCTCACCGCCAACGACATTTTCAATGTCGAACAGAACTGGTACGGAGGCAGTATCACTTCCTCGAACGCCGAACAGGCGATGACCAGCGCAATCATGAATGTGGCGAGCGACGAAAAGGTCAAAGCAGTGATCCTTTCCGGACATGAGGAGTCGGACAGCGGCGCGTTCCAGGAACTGCTGGCGAAGAACGGCTACGACGTTTCCTCAGCGTCGCTTCTGACCGACGAGCTGCCGTCCGACGCGGCGATCCTGATGATGGTCGCGCCTTCCCGCGACATCATGGAGGAGGAAGCCAAAAAGCTTGACGCGTTCATGGAAAACGGCGGCGCGTACGGGAAGAATTTCCTCTATTTTGCCTCCACCCGTCAGGGGTCGCTTCCGAACCTGGAAGCCTGGCTTGCCAAATGGGGAATCAAGGTTGGGGACGGCTCGGTCATTGAGACAAACCCCAACCGTGTCATCAGCCAGAACCCGTTTTTTGGAATCGCGGACTTCACCGATACCACCCTCACCGGGATGATGTCGAATACCAAGATCCCGATGACCGTGCCATTCTCCCGTCCGATGGAGCTTCTTTTCTCCGAGTCGATGGGCTACAAGACAAAGACGCTGCTTTCCTATGCGCAGTCAGCGGGTATTGCCCCGGTCGATGCGCAGTCGATGGATGAGATCACAACCAGCGGGCAGCCGATTCCGGTTGCGGTGATGTCCACCTACACCAAGGACGCCGCCAAATCCAATCTGCTGGTTTTCGGCACCGAACTGGTGTTGACAAATTCCCTGCTCCAAAGCGGATCGCTTTCAAACGCGGATTATCTGCTTTCGGCTGTGAACACCCTTACCGAACGCGAAAATGTCATTTCGATCGCGCCGAAGGTGCTGGGCGGCGGAAACATTGTGATCACTCAGGCTGAGATCCTCATCTACGCTGCGCTTCTGATGATCGTGCTGCCACTGGCCGTATTGATTGTCGGCATCTCTATCTGGCTGCGCAGAAGACGCAGATAA
- a CDS encoding energy-coupling factor ABC transporter ATP-binding protein, translating to MLRFEDVSFQYAEAVTVSHLDFHIRKGDFTALIGANGAGKSTISKLCNGLLKPTSGRVLVRGRDSRTAKTSQLSRFVGFLFQNPDRQICQNTIREEILFGLEYAVDDPAERQERCERTLSLFGFDGSRDPFGMSRGERQRIALASLLACGPEILILDEPTTGLDYQECMQIMEIIRQLNEQGATILMVTHDMEIVQDFAKRVLVVSGGRMLADGPMETVMTDRALLAKAHLLPPQIMALALRLGPGYEGAYTVDAMTDRIVERSGR from the coding sequence ATGCTGCGGTTTGAGGACGTGAGCTTCCAGTACGCGGAAGCGGTCACCGTCAGCCACCTCGATTTCCACATCCGCAAAGGCGATTTCACCGCTCTCATCGGCGCGAACGGCGCAGGCAAGTCCACTATCAGCAAGCTCTGCAACGGGCTTTTAAAACCCACCTCTGGGCGGGTGTTGGTCAGGGGGAGGGACTCCAGAACCGCCAAGACCAGCCAGCTTTCCCGTTTTGTTGGCTTCCTGTTCCAGAACCCGGACCGGCAGATCTGCCAGAACACCATCCGGGAAGAGATCCTCTTTGGGCTCGAATACGCGGTGGACGACCCCGCCGAACGGCAGGAGCGCTGCGAACGGACGCTTTCTCTGTTTGGTTTTGACGGCAGCCGCGACCCGTTCGGCATGAGCCGCGGCGAACGCCAACGCATAGCACTCGCTTCACTGCTGGCCTGCGGGCCGGAAATTCTTATCCTTGACGAGCCCACCACCGGGCTTGACTACCAGGAGTGCATGCAGATCATGGAGATCATTCGGCAGCTCAATGAACAGGGCGCCACCATCCTTATGGTAACTCACGACATGGAGATTGTTCAGGACTTTGCAAAGCGGGTGCTTGTGGTGAGCGGCGGCCGGATGCTGGCCGACGGGCCTATGGAAACGGTCATGACCGACCGCGCGCTGCTCGCAAAGGCCCATCTGCTCCCGCCGCAGATCATGGCGCTGGCGCTGCGGCTTGGGCCGGGTTACGAAGGCGCTTACACAGTTGACGCGATGACGGACCGCATTGTGGAAAGGAGCGGGCGCTGA
- a CDS encoding purine-nucleoside phosphorylase, whose protein sequence is MDERYSQAADYLKSKIPFQPEVGIILGSGLGGLADRIEDPIAVPYHEVPHMAVSTAPGHKGRFIAGRIAGVPVICMQGRLHCYEGYPMRDVVFPVRAMRLLGVETLIVTNAAGGINLDFTAGDLMLITDHINFLGENPLVGPNEAGFGPRFNDMSYTYTKRLQELALQAAKKTGIDLKQGVYIACKGPSYETPAEIRAFRALGADAVGMSTVPEVITAAHCGMRVLAISLISNMAAGVLDQPLDEQEVIDAGERKAKDLQKLVSAVIARLGGAADV, encoded by the coding sequence ATGGACGAACGTTACAGCCAGGCGGCTGATTATCTGAAAAGCAAAATCCCATTCCAGCCGGAAGTCGGCATCATCCTTGGCTCCGGGCTTGGCGGACTTGCCGACCGGATCGAAGACCCGATCGCGGTGCCTTATCATGAGGTCCCGCATATGGCGGTTTCGACCGCGCCGGGCCACAAAGGCAGGTTTATTGCGGGAAGGATTGCGGGCGTTCCGGTTATCTGCATGCAGGGGCGGCTGCACTGCTACGAAGGCTATCCGATGCGTGATGTGGTGTTCCCGGTGCGGGCGATGCGGCTTTTGGGCGTGGAGACGCTGATTGTCACAAACGCCGCGGGCGGCATCAACCTCGATTTTACAGCCGGGGATCTGATGCTCATCACCGACCACATCAATTTTCTGGGTGAAAATCCGCTTGTCGGGCCGAATGAAGCAGGTTTCGGCCCGCGCTTCAACGATATGAGCTACACCTATACGAAACGTCTGCAGGAGCTTGCGCTGCAGGCGGCAAAGAAGACTGGAATCGACCTAAAACAGGGCGTTTACATCGCCTGCAAAGGTCCGAGCTACGAAACGCCCGCGGAAATCCGGGCGTTCCGCGCGCTGGGCGCGGACGCGGTTGGTATGTCGACCGTGCCGGAGGTGATCACGGCCGCTCACTGCGGGATGCGGGTGCTGGCGATTTCACTCATCTCGAACATGGCGGCGGGCGTGCTCGATCAGCCGCTGGACGAACAGGAAGTGATCGACGCGGGCGAGCGCAAAGCAAAAGACCTCCAGAAACTGGTGAGCGCGGTGATCGCCAGGCTGGGAGGCGCGGCGGATGTGTAA